One genomic region from Reichenbachiella ulvae encodes:
- a CDS encoding Na/Pi cotransporter family protein, which translates to MEYGLFEVLKLIGALGFFIYGMKVMSESIQKVAGDKLRSVMSLITSNRVSGVFTGFLTTAIIQSSSATTVMVVSFVNAGLLKLRQAISVIMGANIGTTITAVLILFLGFSKFSISHYALPIIAFGFPLLFAKKAELKYWGEFMIGFALLFMGLSELKHAVPDLKSNPEILAWISSLNEMGFMAIIIAVFIGTALTVVVQSSSAAMAITLIMCDNGWIPFDMAAAIVLGENIGTTITANLAALVGNVHAKRAARAHLLFNVLGVVWMLLIFNFYINAVDGIMSATGHGSPLNNVADVKWGLTYFHISFNVINTLLMIWFIPYIEKIVIKLVPTKDDEDDEFHLEYIGTNLMRTAEISLLEARKELVIYGKIIKKMHGFSRELIKSDSSKKIDKLLKKIEKYEQRTDDLEIEINDYLVKVAEGRLSSSASEEIRAILSITGDLERVADIITRMSKDASKKSKYKFEFSKDQMDNLEGLIDLVEKAIKVMLENLNKDYSDVTSVSAEKAEDAINAMTKKLNKAYYKHIEEKNYDVRTGVAYRDLIVGCEKIGDHIINVSESLAEINAED; encoded by the coding sequence GTGGAATACGGATTATTCGAGGTTTTGAAATTGATTGGAGCGTTAGGTTTCTTCATCTATGGGATGAAGGTCATGAGCGAATCCATTCAAAAGGTAGCAGGGGACAAGTTAAGGTCTGTAATGAGTCTCATTACGTCAAATAGAGTGAGTGGGGTTTTTACCGGATTTCTGACTACAGCTATTATCCAATCATCATCAGCCACAACTGTGATGGTTGTAAGTTTTGTCAATGCAGGATTACTCAAGCTAAGACAAGCGATAAGTGTAATCATGGGGGCCAATATTGGTACTACGATTACTGCAGTTTTGATACTGTTCTTAGGCTTTTCTAAGTTCAGTATTTCGCATTATGCATTGCCAATCATTGCATTTGGTTTCCCATTATTGTTCGCCAAAAAGGCTGAATTGAAATATTGGGGTGAGTTCATGATTGGGTTTGCTTTATTATTCATGGGACTAAGTGAATTGAAACATGCAGTTCCAGATCTAAAGAGTAATCCGGAGATTTTGGCATGGATTTCTTCATTGAATGAAATGGGCTTCATGGCCATCATTATTGCCGTATTTATTGGTACTGCTTTAACCGTGGTGGTACAATCATCGAGTGCAGCAATGGCCATTACTTTGATCATGTGTGACAATGGATGGATTCCATTCGATATGGCAGCAGCTATCGTGTTAGGAGAAAACATCGGAACCACCATTACTGCAAATCTGGCCGCTCTGGTTGGTAATGTTCACGCCAAACGAGCCGCGAGGGCACACCTCTTGTTTAATGTATTGGGGGTAGTTTGGATGTTGCTGATATTCAATTTCTATATCAATGCAGTGGACGGAATCATGTCAGCGACAGGACATGGTTCGCCTTTGAACAACGTGGCAGATGTAAAATGGGGGTTGACTTATTTTCACATCAGTTTCAACGTGATTAATACACTTCTCATGATTTGGTTTATTCCATACATCGAGAAAATTGTGATTAAACTGGTACCAACTAAGGATGATGAGGATGATGAATTCCACTTGGAATACATTGGTACTAACTTGATGCGTACTGCTGAGATTTCACTTTTGGAGGCAAGAAAGGAGCTAGTGATCTATGGAAAGATCATCAAGAAGATGCACGGTTTCTCAAGAGAGCTGATTAAGTCTGATAGCTCTAAGAAGATAGACAAGCTGCTGAAAAAAATTGAGAAGTATGAGCAAAGAACAGATGATCTGGAAATTGAAATCAATGATTATTTGGTGAAGGTTGCCGAGGGACGTCTTTCCTCATCTGCATCTGAGGAGATCAGAGCTATCTTGAGCATTACAGGTGACTTGGAAAGAGTAGCTGATATCATTACCAGAATGTCCAAAGATGCCAGTAAGAAATCTAAATACAAGTTTGAGTTCTCTAAGGATCAAATGGATAACTTAGAAGGCTTGATTGATTTGGTAGAAAAGGCAATCAAAGTGATGTTGGAGAACTTGAATAAAGATTACTCTGACGTAACTTCCGTTTCTGCAGAGAAAGCGGAGGATGCCATTAACGCGATGACCAAGAAACTAAATAAAGCATACTACAAGCACATCGAGGAGAAGAACTATGATGTACGTACGGGTGTTGCTTATAGAGATTTGATCGTAGGTTGTGAGAAGATTGGTGATCACATCATCAACGTTTCTGAATCTTTGGCAGAGATAAATGCAGAGGATTAA
- a CDS encoding Na/Pi symporter produces the protein MEGKKEKESISIIKFILSLLAALVVFLWSLDLMTGTFQLLSSNTISNLLEAIANPFISLFIGIFITAVIQSSSTSTSLVVAIVASGSLSLQNAVPMIMGANIGTTLTSTIVSLSYITNNKEFRKAIATGVMHDFFNILTVIILFPLEYYYHIVSDLSISITHMIGMESAQASSIKHGRFGLFGTLNQYLIEVIPSKTLVIIISMVALFSSIKIISRTISKRLIGTIREKFEEVFFKNNFKAFGLGAILTGVIQSSSITTTVIVPLGATGKIKLEKIFPYIVGANIGTTITALIAALNKSEAAMNIALVHFLFNLLGTIIFLLIPGVKRIPVLYAEKFGKMTMRYKVIGFFYILVIFFILPLSLIFLNRL, from the coding sequence ATGGAAGGTAAAAAGGAAAAAGAATCAATAAGCATAATTAAGTTCATACTAAGCCTATTAGCGGCTTTAGTAGTCTTCCTATGGTCACTGGATTTGATGACTGGCACTTTTCAGCTATTAAGCTCCAACACCATCTCCAACCTGCTAGAAGCCATAGCTAATCCATTCATCAGCCTCTTCATTGGCATCTTTATTACTGCGGTGATCCAGAGCAGTTCGACCAGCACTTCGCTTGTGGTTGCCATCGTAGCTTCCGGTAGTCTTTCGTTACAAAATGCCGTCCCTATGATCATGGGTGCTAATATTGGTACCACTTTGACTAGTACTATTGTATCTCTTAGCTACATTACCAACAACAAAGAATTCAGAAAAGCCATAGCTACAGGAGTCATGCACGACTTCTTCAATATTCTGACTGTAATCATTCTATTTCCCTTAGAATACTACTATCATATTGTTTCTGACCTATCCATCAGCATCACTCACATGATTGGAATGGAGTCTGCACAAGCCTCCTCCATAAAGCACGGAAGATTTGGATTATTTGGCACGCTTAATCAGTACCTCATCGAGGTTATTCCTTCAAAGACACTGGTTATCATTATATCCATGGTGGCCTTATTTTCTTCGATCAAGATTATCTCCAGAACAATCTCCAAAAGACTAATTGGCACCATTAGAGAAAAATTTGAAGAGGTATTCTTTAAAAACAATTTCAAAGCATTTGGACTAGGCGCCATACTTACTGGAGTCATTCAGTCTAGCTCGATTACCACTACTGTAATCGTACCACTTGGTGCTACTGGTAAAATCAAATTAGAGAAAATTTTCCCATATATAGTAGGCGCCAATATTGGCACTACCATCACCGCACTCATCGCTGCTTTGAACAAATCGGAAGCAGCCATGAATATCGCTTTGGTACATTTTCTATTCAACCTATTGGGAACAATCATCTTCCTGCTAATCCCCGGAGTAAAGAGGATACCTGTGCTATACGCCGAAAAATTTGGAAAGATGACCATGAGATACAAAGTCATTGGCTTTTTCTACATCCTGGTCATTTTCTTCATTCTACCTCTTTCTCTCATTTTTCTAAACCGACTCTAA
- a CDS encoding OprO/OprP family phosphate-selective porin has translation MRYLLLGMAMICLVGYSHAQSFEGSAIGKGIRFVPKDSSFSIQWNTRFQTQYVGVQNLESDEYSDAFTIRRFRLKFKGFLFNPNIQYKTELALSNRDQGDFFAEHNGAASIVLDAVLKWRFAPGWQLWVGQTKLPGNRERVISSGALQLVDRSRLNSRYNIDRDKGLQLHHEHKVGSVVLREIGSISSGEGRNVTLPNNHGYDYTGRIEVLPFGKFSSKGDYFGADLAREESVKLSLAATYDYNVGTSRERGQLGYFIFDETGEELRSTLSTVFVDAYLKYNGWSVMYEYAHKTVAKGEKSGFGTEGEARNFYTGQAHNIQGGYLFKNNLSIDGRFTDNQPDAGVDDPEKRYEIGFGKYIAGHSLKLQVSTAYRDRLTKDDEMLYFAQLEIGF, from the coding sequence ATGCGTTATTTATTATTAGGAATGGCAATGATTTGCCTGGTTGGGTATTCTCATGCCCAATCATTCGAGGGAAGTGCAATCGGAAAAGGAATACGATTTGTCCCTAAGGATTCGTCCTTTAGTATCCAATGGAATACCAGATTTCAAACTCAGTATGTTGGAGTCCAGAATTTGGAATCTGATGAATATTCAGATGCCTTTACGATTCGTCGATTTAGACTCAAATTCAAAGGTTTCCTATTCAACCCCAACATTCAATACAAAACAGAGCTCGCGCTATCTAATCGCGATCAGGGTGACTTCTTTGCCGAACACAACGGAGCGGCCAGTATTGTTTTGGATGCGGTGCTAAAATGGAGATTCGCTCCAGGATGGCAGCTTTGGGTAGGTCAGACCAAACTCCCAGGTAACCGTGAGCGAGTGATTTCATCCGGTGCACTACAGTTGGTAGATCGTAGTAGACTCAATAGTCGCTACAACATCGATCGTGATAAAGGGCTTCAGCTGCACCATGAGCATAAAGTCGGATCTGTGGTACTGAGGGAGATCGGGTCCATCTCGTCTGGAGAAGGCCGAAACGTCACCTTGCCCAACAACCATGGCTATGACTATACAGGTAGAATAGAAGTTCTACCTTTTGGCAAGTTCAGTTCAAAAGGAGACTACTTCGGTGCTGATCTGGCTCGCGAAGAAAGTGTTAAACTTTCGCTAGCAGCTACCTATGACTACAACGTAGGAACCAGCAGAGAAAGAGGTCAATTAGGCTATTTCATATTTGATGAGACTGGTGAAGAACTTCGTAGCACACTTTCTACCGTATTTGTAGATGCATATCTCAAGTATAACGGCTGGAGTGTCATGTATGAATATGCACACAAAACTGTAGCCAAAGGTGAAAAATCTGGTTTTGGAACTGAAGGTGAAGCACGTAACTTTTATACTGGCCAGGCGCACAACATCCAGGGCGGTTATCTATTCAAAAACAACCTGAGTATTGATGGTAGATTCACAGACAACCAACCAGATGCAGGTGTGGATGATCCAGAAAAGAGGTATGAAATTGGATTTGGGAAATATATCGCAGGTCATTCCTTGAAACTACAAGTAAGTACAGCCTATAGAGATAGATTAACCAAAGATGACGAAATGCTCTATTTCGCTCAGCTAGAAATTGGATTCTAA
- a CDS encoding XRE family transcriptional regulator has protein sequence MEVAKLNENIKYLRKKFGYTQETFAQAIGIKRSLVGAYEEGRADPRLHNLLGMSELFNVSVDTLISKDVSELSEEELYISSNDQAKILSITVDSQDRENIELIPQKASAGYLNGYADPGYIENLPKFRLPMLPGNATYRAFEISGDSMLPLQPGTIIIGQYVENVNDIKNGKTYVLLSKEEGIVYKRVFNYVDENGMLFLVSDNKSYSPYQVEAKSIIEVWESKAFISIDFPDPTGSPSGDMNISELTAIVANLQNEIVKLKSEK, from the coding sequence ATGGAAGTAGCTAAGCTCAATGAGAACATCAAATATCTAAGGAAGAAATTTGGTTATACGCAGGAGACTTTCGCCCAGGCTATAGGCATCAAGCGATCTCTGGTAGGTGCCTATGAAGAGGGCAGGGCAGACCCTCGTCTGCATAATTTGCTGGGAATGTCGGAGCTTTTCAATGTGTCGGTAGATACGCTGATTAGTAAAGATGTGAGCGAGTTGTCAGAGGAAGAATTGTATATCAGCTCCAATGATCAGGCTAAGATACTTTCGATTACGGTAGATAGTCAGGACAGGGAAAATATTGAACTGATTCCTCAGAAGGCGTCAGCCGGCTATCTCAATGGATATGCGGATCCTGGATACATTGAGAATTTGCCTAAATTTCGTCTACCCATGCTGCCTGGCAATGCGACCTACAGGGCGTTTGAAATCTCTGGCGATTCGATGTTGCCACTACAGCCGGGCACGATCATTATCGGTCAGTATGTAGAGAATGTCAATGATATCAAAAATGGTAAGACCTATGTGCTCCTAAGTAAGGAAGAAGGGATCGTCTACAAAAGGGTGTTTAACTATGTAGATGAGAATGGGATGCTGTTTTTGGTGTCGGACAATAAGTCTTACTCGCCCTATCAGGTGGAGGCTAAGAGCATCATAGAGGTATGGGAGTCCAAAGCCTTCATTAGTATTGATTTTCCTGATCCTACAGGATCTCCTTCTGGAGATATGAATATCTCAGAGCTCACCGCCATAGTGGCTAATTTGCAAAATGAGATAGTGAAACTCAAGTCAGAAAAGTAG